The following coding sequences lie in one Ostrinia nubilalis chromosome 2, ilOstNubi1.1, whole genome shotgun sequence genomic window:
- the LOC135083516 gene encoding transcription factor E2F7-like, which produces MYEDDNITCTPKRYALSEVTNSTNYVSPTANLKLLTSVALQENDLVSYSNVPQYPTPPPSAVHRKEKSLQILCDRFLEMYPLHGNGTVEIQLDSTAARLGVEKRRMYDIINILEAIQCAVHKRKNTYLWYGGSRLNSFLKMLKKKGENLKLSDALRGRAPKPPAPKHKTLGVMAQRFLMLFLVEPPNKLINLEMAVRVLIDTNNKNKAALSPEQQDRQHKSKVRRLYDIANVFISVGLIEKVSGNNTILKKPVFKYAGPITDNVIMTPPITPLTVFEEQQTPICHVFAGKSKRKLEFPTPTSVKERKLSVGSPPNTPSQKWDEILLVADMELNKINNHNVL; this is translated from the exons ATGTATGAAGATGATAACATTACCTGTACACCAAAGCGTTACGCACTTTCAGAAGTGACAAATTCTACTAACTATGTGTCGCCGACAGCTAACCTCAAGTTGCTAACGAGTGTAGCGTTGCAGGAGAATGATCTTGTGAGTTACAGCAATGTGCCACAATATCCAACCCCGCCACCAAGTGCAGTGCACAGGAAGGAAAAGTCACTACAAATTTTGTGCGACAG GTTCCTGGAAATGTACCCCCTACATGGAAATGGGACTGTTGAAATCCAGTTGGACAGCACTGCAGCCCGATTGGGCGTTGAGAAAAGGAGAATGTAtgacattataaatattttggaaGCAATCCAATGTGCTGTGCACAAAAGGAAAAACACATACCTATGGTATGGAGGATCAAGACTGAACTCCTTCTTGAAGATGCTGAAGAAAAAAGGAGAAAACCTGAAACTGTCAGACGCTCTACGAGGACGTGCTCCGAAGCCGCCGGCTCCCAAACACAAGACCCTGGGGGTCATGGCACAAAGGTTTCTGATGCTGTTTTTAGTTGAACCACCT aacaaattaattaatttagaaatGGCTGTGAGGGTGTTAATTGACACGAACAACAAAAACAAAGCTGCTCTCTCACCGGAACAGCAGGACCGCCAACACAAGTCTAAGGTCAGAAGGCTTTACGATATTGCCAATGTATTTATTTCAGTTGgattaattgaaaaagtttccGGTAATAATACTATACTGAAAAAACCTGTCTTCAAATATGCAGGCCCTATTACTGATAATGTTATAATGACTCCCCCAATCACACCTCTTACTGTGTTTGAAGAACAACAAACGCCTATTTGCCATGTGTTTGCCGGAAAGTCAAAACGCAAATTGGAGTTTCCAACTCCAACAAGTGTCAAAGAACGGAAACTAAGTGTCGGTTCCCCACCAAACACACCGTCGCAAAAGTGGGATGAAATATTACTTGTAGCTGACATGGAactgaataaaattaacaatcacAATGTGTTGTGA
- the LOC135083561 gene encoding TLD domain-containing protein 2 isoform X20, whose translation MQTMKWIEMVRLGPTAAERPATFDGDKVLSMSDELRRALYSSGASIDMEFSPPDLIGTSEIFTMEIREKLCTVLPARAQGYMWSLTFSTSQHGFSLASMYRKMQRVDSPVLLVIQDTDNNVFGALTSCALHPSEHFYGTGESLLFSFQRVEEARRPPPADADTADKPKEKEEVISDGKEEKGDQPPPVKTKFKYWGWTGDNMYFIRGSNDNISIGAGDGKFGLWLDGDLYLGRTQRCTTYGNEPLTTREDFIVKIMECWTFI comes from the exons GTGCTGTCGATGAGCGATGAGCTGCGGCGCGCTCTGTACTCGTCGGGCGCCTCCATCGACATGGAGTTCTCGCCGCCCGACCTCATTGGCACGTCGGAGATATTCACAATGGAAATCAG AGAGAAACTCTGCACGGTGCTGCCTGCGCGCGCGCAGGGTTACATGTGGTCGCTGACGTTCAGCACGAGCCAGCACGGCTTCTCGCTCGCGTCGATGTACCGCAAGATGCAGCGCGTCGACAGCCCTGTGCTGCTCGTCATACAGGATACTGACAACAAT GTGTTCGGCGCGCTCACCTCATGCGCTCTGCATCCTTCCGAGCACTTCTACGGCACGGGCGAGTCTCTGTTATTCTCGTTCCAACGCGTGGAGGAGGcgcgccggccgccgcccgccgacgcCGACACCGCCGACAAACCCAAGGAGAAGGAGGAGGTCATCAGCGACGGGAAAGAGGAGAAGGGAG ACCAACCACCACCAGTTAAAACCAAGTTCAAGTATTGGGGATGGACCGGTGACAACATGTATTTCATTCGAGGGAGCAACGACAACATATCTATCGGCGCTGGCGA CGGCAAATTCGGGCTATGGCTGGACGGCGACCTGTACCTGGGCCGCACGCAGCGCTGCACCACGTACGGCAACGAGCCGCTGACCACGCGCGAGGACTTCATCGTCAAGATCATGGAGTGCTGGACCTTCATCTGA
- the LOC135083806 gene encoding prenylated Rab acceptor protein 1 isoform X1 yields the protein MSENVNIDLSGEMNATVEKKGFQKYVNDMELLVQTLRSGAGPAVVMGMLASRRPWTQFVATENFKAPGSVPRLSRRFYRNVEYFQANYLVVFLGLFAYCLITTPLLLIAMVASFFGYKKLTAGPNTWKIGNWELTKTQQYMVAGAASMAICYLAGAGAVLFWVLGATVTVVALHASFFDIEALPQAEGPEQFPMIEQV from the exons ATGTCTGAAAATGTTAATATTGATCTTTCAGGAGAAATGAACGCAACAGTTGAAAAGAAGGGTTTCCAAAAGTATGTGAATGATATGGAGCT ACTGGTGCAAACTCTACGCAGTGGGGCTGGCCCGGCCGTGGTGATGGGGATGCTTGCATCTCGACGACCATGGACCCAATTTGTTGCTACTGAAAATTTTAAG GCACCTGGATCAGTACCGAGACTATCGCGCCGATTCTACCGCAATGTAGAATATTTCCAAGCTAATTATTTGGTCGTCTTCCTTGGATTATTTGCTTACTGTCT AATCACAACACCACTACTACTCATTGCTATGGTTGCAAGCTTCTTTGGCTATAAGAAATTGACTGCAGGACCAAATACATGGAAG ATTGGTAATTGGGAGTTGACGAAGACTCAGCAGTATATGGTAGCCGGTGCGGCTTCAATGGCCATTTGCTACCTGGCCGGTGCGGGAGCAGTTCTCTTCTGGGTACTAG GTGCTACTGTGACGGTGGTCGCCCTCCACGCCAGCTTCTTCGACATAGAAGCCCTGCCGCAGGCGGAGGGCCCGGAACAGTTCCCGATGATCGAGCAAGTGTGA
- the LOC135083561 gene encoding TLD domain-containing protein 2 isoform X21: protein MSDELRRALYSSGASIDMEFSPPDLIGTSEIFTMEIREKLCTVLPARAQGYMWSLTFSTSQHGFSLASMYRKMQRVDSPVLLVIQDTDNNVFGALTSCALHPSEHFYGTGESLLFSFQRVEEARRPPPADADTADKPKEKEEVISDGKEEKGDQPPPVKTKFKYWGWTGDNMYFIRGSNDNISIGAGDGKFGLWLDGDLYLGRTQRCTTYGNEPLTTREDFIVKIMECWTFI, encoded by the exons ATGAGCGATGAGCTGCGGCGCGCTCTGTACTCGTCGGGCGCCTCCATCGACATGGAGTTCTCGCCGCCCGACCTCATTGGCACGTCGGAGATATTCACAATGGAAATCAG AGAGAAACTCTGCACGGTGCTGCCTGCGCGCGCGCAGGGTTACATGTGGTCGCTGACGTTCAGCACGAGCCAGCACGGCTTCTCGCTCGCGTCGATGTACCGCAAGATGCAGCGCGTCGACAGCCCTGTGCTGCTCGTCATACAGGATACTGACAACAAT GTGTTCGGCGCGCTCACCTCATGCGCTCTGCATCCTTCCGAGCACTTCTACGGCACGGGCGAGTCTCTGTTATTCTCGTTCCAACGCGTGGAGGAGGcgcgccggccgccgcccgccgacgcCGACACCGCCGACAAACCCAAGGAGAAGGAGGAGGTCATCAGCGACGGGAAAGAGGAGAAGGGAG ACCAACCACCACCAGTTAAAACCAAGTTCAAGTATTGGGGATGGACCGGTGACAACATGTATTTCATTCGAGGGAGCAACGACAACATATCTATCGGCGCTGGCGA CGGCAAATTCGGGCTATGGCTGGACGGCGACCTGTACCTGGGCCGCACGCAGCGCTGCACCACGTACGGCAACGAGCCGCTGACCACGCGCGAGGACTTCATCGTCAAGATCATGGAGTGCTGGACCTTCATCTGA
- the LOC135083806 gene encoding prenylated Rab acceptor protein 1 isoform X2 has translation MSENVNIDLSGEMNATVEKKGFQKLVQTLRSGAGPAVVMGMLASRRPWTQFVATENFKAPGSVPRLSRRFYRNVEYFQANYLVVFLGLFAYCLITTPLLLIAMVASFFGYKKLTAGPNTWKIGNWELTKTQQYMVAGAASMAICYLAGAGAVLFWVLGATVTVVALHASFFDIEALPQAEGPEQFPMIEQV, from the exons ATGTCTGAAAATGTTAATATTGATCTTTCAGGAGAAATGAACGCAACAGTTGAAAAGAAGGGTTTCCAAAA ACTGGTGCAAACTCTACGCAGTGGGGCTGGCCCGGCCGTGGTGATGGGGATGCTTGCATCTCGACGACCATGGACCCAATTTGTTGCTACTGAAAATTTTAAG GCACCTGGATCAGTACCGAGACTATCGCGCCGATTCTACCGCAATGTAGAATATTTCCAAGCTAATTATTTGGTCGTCTTCCTTGGATTATTTGCTTACTGTCT AATCACAACACCACTACTACTCATTGCTATGGTTGCAAGCTTCTTTGGCTATAAGAAATTGACTGCAGGACCAAATACATGGAAG ATTGGTAATTGGGAGTTGACGAAGACTCAGCAGTATATGGTAGCCGGTGCGGCTTCAATGGCCATTTGCTACCTGGCCGGTGCGGGAGCAGTTCTCTTCTGGGTACTAG GTGCTACTGTGACGGTGGTCGCCCTCCACGCCAGCTTCTTCGACATAGAAGCCCTGCCGCAGGCGGAGGGCCCGGAACAGTTCCCGATGATCGAGCAAGTGTGA